The proteins below come from a single Cytobacillus luteolus genomic window:
- a CDS encoding valine--tRNA ligase, producing the protein MMENEQTMSTKYDPTTIEANRYEYWLKGKFFEATNDPQKEPYTIVIPPPNVTGKLHLGHAWDTTLQDILTRIKRMQGYDVLWLPGMDHAGIATQAKVEGKLREEGKSRYDLGREKFLEESWKWKEEYAGHIREQWAKLGLGLDYTRERFTLDEGLSKAVREVFVSLYKKGLIYRGEYIINWDPATKTALSDIEVIYKDVQGAFYHMRYPLADGSGHIEVATTRPETMLGDTAIAVHPEDERYKHLIGKKVILPIVGREIEIVGDDYVDMEFGSGAVKITPAHDPNDFEIGNRHNLERVLVMNEDGTMNANAGEYQGLDRFECRKKIVKDLQEAGVLFKIEDHLHSVGHSERSGAVVEPYLSTQWFVKMQPLADKAIELQSKEEKVNFVPDRFEKTYLRWMENIRDWCISRQLWWGHRIPAWYHKETGEVYVDHEPPTDIENWEQDNDVLDTWFSSALWPFSTMGWPDVESADYKRYYPTNVLVTGYDIIFFWVSRMIFQGLEFTEKRPFDDVLIHGLVRDAEGRKMSKSLGNGVDPMEVIAEYGADSLRYFLSTGSSPGQDLRFSIEKVEATWNFANKIWNASRFALMNMDGLAYDEIDLTGEKSVADKWILTRLNETIENVTKLVDKYEFGEVGRLLYNFIWDDFCDWYIEMAKLPLYGENESAKKTTRSILAYVLDNTMRLLHPFMPFITEEIWQNLPHQGESITVAEWPTVNEQFTDKQAASDMRLLVDVIRAVRNIRAEVNTPMSKQIKLQIKAKDESILQQLETNRSYLQRFCNTSELIIATTVQSTEKSMTAVVTGAELILPLEGLINIDEEVKRLNKELEKLDKEVERVQKKLSNEGFVKKAPAQVIEEERAKESDYIEKRDAVRARIEELKS; encoded by the coding sequence ATGATGGAAAATGAACAAACAATGTCTACGAAATATGATCCAACCACAATTGAAGCAAATCGCTATGAATATTGGCTTAAGGGTAAGTTTTTTGAGGCAACTAATGATCCTCAAAAAGAACCTTATACGATTGTAATCCCACCGCCAAACGTAACAGGTAAGTTACACTTAGGGCATGCTTGGGATACGACCTTACAAGATATACTTACCAGAATTAAACGTATGCAGGGCTATGATGTATTATGGCTTCCAGGAATGGACCATGCAGGTATTGCGACTCAAGCAAAGGTTGAAGGTAAACTTCGTGAGGAAGGAAAATCACGGTATGATCTTGGCCGTGAGAAATTCCTAGAAGAATCATGGAAATGGAAGGAAGAATATGCAGGCCATATTAGAGAGCAATGGGCCAAGTTAGGTTTAGGACTCGATTATACACGTGAACGATTTACTCTTGATGAAGGCTTATCAAAAGCAGTAAGAGAGGTTTTCGTTTCTTTATACAAAAAAGGTCTAATCTACCGTGGAGAGTATATCATTAACTGGGATCCAGCTACAAAAACTGCCCTTTCAGATATAGAGGTAATCTACAAGGATGTTCAAGGGGCTTTTTATCACATGCGCTATCCATTAGCCGATGGATCAGGTCATATTGAAGTTGCAACAACTCGACCTGAAACAATGCTTGGTGATACAGCAATCGCAGTTCATCCTGAAGATGAGCGTTACAAGCACCTTATTGGTAAAAAGGTTATTCTTCCAATTGTAGGTCGTGAAATTGAGATTGTTGGGGATGATTACGTTGATATGGAATTTGGTTCTGGTGCAGTAAAAATTACACCTGCACATGATCCAAATGACTTTGAAATTGGAAACCGACATAATCTAGAACGTGTTCTGGTAATGAATGAAGATGGAACAATGAATGCCAATGCAGGGGAATATCAAGGCCTAGACCGCTTTGAGTGTCGTAAAAAGATTGTAAAAGACCTTCAAGAAGCAGGCGTACTGTTTAAAATTGAAGATCATTTACACTCAGTAGGGCATAGTGAAAGAAGTGGAGCAGTAGTTGAACCTTATTTATCTACTCAATGGTTTGTAAAAATGCAACCACTTGCAGACAAAGCGATTGAATTACAATCTAAAGAAGAGAAAGTTAATTTTGTTCCTGATCGTTTTGAAAAAACATATCTTCGCTGGATGGAAAATATTCGAGATTGGTGTATCTCTCGTCAGCTTTGGTGGGGACATCGTATTCCTGCTTGGTACCATAAAGAGACAGGCGAGGTATATGTAGATCATGAGCCGCCAACAGATATCGAAAATTGGGAGCAAGACAATGATGTTCTAGATACATGGTTTAGTTCGGCACTATGGCCATTTTCAACAATGGGTTGGCCAGATGTAGAATCAGCTGATTATAAACGTTACTATCCGACAAACGTTCTAGTTACTGGGTATGATATCATTTTCTTCTGGGTATCACGTATGATTTTCCAGGGTCTAGAATTTACAGAAAAAAGACCTTTCGATGATGTTTTAATTCACGGTTTAGTTCGTGACGCAGAAGGCCGTAAAATGAGTAAGTCACTTGGAAACGGTGTAGATCCTATGGAAGTTATTGCCGAGTACGGTGCAGATTCACTACGTTATTTCTTATCTACAGGAAGTTCACCAGGTCAGGATTTACGTTTTAGTATCGAAAAGGTTGAAGCAACTTGGAACTTTGCCAATAAGATTTGGAATGCATCACGTTTCGCTCTAATGAACATGGACGGCTTAGCCTATGATGAAATTGACTTAACAGGTGAAAAGTCTGTAGCGGATAAATGGATTTTAACTCGTTTAAATGAGACAATTGAAAATGTAACAAAGCTTGTAGATAAATATGAATTTGGTGAAGTTGGACGTTTATTATATAACTTCATCTGGGATGACTTCTGTGATTGGTATATTGAAATGGCGAAGCTTCCACTTTATGGAGAAAATGAATCAGCTAAGAAAACAACCAGATCCATACTTGCTTATGTATTAGATAACACTATGAGGCTATTACATCCGTTTATGCCTTTCATTACGGAGGAGATTTGGCAAAACCTACCTCACCAAGGTGAGTCTATTACAGTAGCAGAGTGGCCAACGGTAAATGAACAGTTTACAGATAAACAAGCAGCTAGTGATATGCGTTTATTAGTAGATGTCATTCGTGCAGTTCGTAATATCCGAGCAGAAGTAAATACACCAATGAGCAAACAAATTAAATTACAAATTAAAGCAAAAGACGAGAGCATACTTCAACAATTAGAAACGAATCGCTCTTATCTTCAAAGATTTTGTAATACAAGTGAGTTAATTATTGCGACAACTGTACAATCAACTGAGAAATCAATGACTGCTGTAGTAACTGGAGCAGAGCTTATTCTCCCTCTTGAAGGTTTAATCAATATTGATGAAGAGGTAAAGAGATTAAATAAAGAGCTAGAAAAGCTTGATAAAGAGGTAGAGCGTGTACAGAAGAAGTTGAGTAATGAGGGCTTTGTAAAAAAAGCACCAGCACAAGTAATTGAAGAAGAACGAGCAAAAGAAAGTGACTATATTGAAAAAAGAGATGCTGTTCGTGCTCGTATTGAAGAACTAAAGTCATAA
- the ysxE gene encoding spore coat protein YsxE, whose product MTENLINYYGPILNRYNLKADFIEEFGKVKKVYTKNGVFALKTISAKRALEFPTIIRKLYKSGYTKIVPIHATVDNHFLTLFDNKYHYLMPWYSNELGEERDDRHQLLFKELARLHSYSSKEFEVVEQEISEHHRFHIEQWDRRKEFLESFITKCENKWYMSPFELQFCSIYHDTVQGSNFAYMKLEEWYEQMKETKKNRTVLNHGKVSVRHFLFDKNGSGYFCNLEDSKVGTPVNDLVLFFYRTLHTYPIQSYDCFEWLSTYRKYYPLKEEELLLFLSYMAFPEPIYRCVYKYENSKNSMSERQFVASLQRAYWQMKNIEFFLTTIVEDERRRKAQEELELNQEENQSHT is encoded by the coding sequence ATGACTGAAAATCTAATAAATTATTATGGGCCGATTCTAAACAGGTATAATCTTAAGGCAGATTTTATAGAGGAATTTGGTAAGGTTAAAAAAGTGTACACCAAAAACGGTGTGTTTGCTTTAAAAACGATTTCAGCAAAGCGTGCCTTGGAGTTTCCAACAATTATCCGTAAACTATATAAGAGTGGTTACACAAAAATTGTTCCAATACATGCCACTGTTGATAATCATTTTTTAACTTTATTTGATAATAAATACCATTACTTAATGCCATGGTATAGTAATGAATTGGGAGAAGAGCGGGATGATCGACATCAGTTACTTTTCAAAGAATTAGCTAGACTACACTCCTATTCTTCTAAAGAGTTTGAAGTGGTAGAGCAAGAAATTTCTGAGCATCATCGTTTTCATATCGAACAGTGGGATAGGAGAAAAGAGTTTTTAGAATCATTTATCACAAAGTGTGAAAATAAATGGTACATGTCACCATTTGAGTTGCAATTCTGTTCAATTTATCATGATACTGTCCAAGGTAGTAATTTTGCCTATATGAAGTTAGAAGAATGGTATGAACAAATGAAAGAAACGAAGAAAAACAGAACAGTATTAAATCATGGTAAGGTATCTGTTAGACATTTTCTATTTGATAAAAACGGAAGTGGATACTTTTGTAACCTAGAAGATTCAAAAGTAGGAACCCCAGTAAATGATCTTGTCCTATTCTTTTATCGGACCCTCCATACCTATCCAATACAAAGCTACGATTGTTTTGAATGGCTTTCTACTTATAGAAAGTACTATCCACTAAAGGAAGAAGAGCTCCTTCTTTTTCTAAGCTATATGGCATTCCCTGAACCTATTTATCGCTGTGTGTATAAATATGAAAACAGTAAAAATTCAATGAGTGAGCGTCAATTTGTTGCCTCTCTTCAAAGAGCTTATTGGCAAATGAAGAATATTGAGTTTTTCCTTACGACCATTGTGGAAGATGAGAGAAGAAGAAAAGCACAAGAAGAACTAGAATTGAATCAGGAAGAAAACCAATCCCATACATAG
- the spoVID gene encoding stage VI sporulation protein D: MASDNQSCLRFSVEESVWFQKGQEVSELVSITLDPDIVIQEHDQYVSIRGALQLSGEYRIDENRSEDEEPRDYTALRVVNEITTREDGVSELKHRFPVDVTIPKNRIQNLDDVYVAIDSFDYELPRYGCLQLVADLSISGIYGSQQSVPSLENEQEDRYDTKVVNNENENDNNLSSNEDEHSPFVASREWNEEKEDTTYARNEEQETEELEELSPVVSEQEDASENEEPEEESDLYTPFEIEGRKEAYHEDLDDANEVVEEAVEEVKQPVMQIGMKSRAEDNQNWAPQEREKEKVAANMKDAPTYDGEQEQQPAGKRSENALYLTKIFARDDDEDFTKMKICIAQQGDTLDIIAERYEVNVQHLLRANDIDLNHDVSEGQLLYIPVTVSKK, translated from the coding sequence TTGGCATCAGATAATCAATCGTGCTTACGATTTTCTGTAGAAGAGTCAGTCTGGTTTCAAAAGGGACAGGAAGTCTCAGAGCTTGTTTCAATTACACTAGACCCAGATATTGTTATTCAAGAACATGATCAATACGTTTCGATTCGAGGGGCATTACAACTATCAGGGGAATATCGCATAGATGAAAATCGTTCAGAGGATGAAGAACCTAGGGATTATACTGCCTTAAGAGTAGTAAATGAGATTACAACTCGTGAAGATGGAGTAAGTGAACTTAAACACAGATTCCCTGTAGACGTAACCATACCGAAAAACAGAATTCAAAACCTGGACGATGTTTATGTAGCTATTGATTCATTTGATTATGAGTTACCACGATATGGATGTCTACAATTAGTTGCTGATTTATCAATAAGTGGAATTTATGGAAGTCAGCAAAGTGTTCCTTCATTGGAAAATGAACAAGAGGACCGCTACGATACAAAAGTAGTGAACAACGAAAACGAAAACGATAACAACCTAAGCAGTAACGAGGATGAACATTCACCTTTTGTTGCTTCTAGGGAATGGAATGAAGAAAAAGAAGATACTACTTACGCAAGAAATGAAGAGCAAGAAACAGAGGAACTTGAAGAGCTTTCACCTGTTGTTAGTGAACAAGAAGATGCTTCTGAAAATGAGGAACCAGAAGAAGAATCAGATTTGTACACTCCTTTTGAAATAGAAGGAAGAAAAGAAGCTTATCATGAGGATCTGGACGACGCTAATGAAGTAGTTGAAGAGGCTGTTGAAGAGGTTAAACAACCGGTTATGCAAATTGGGATGAAGAGTAGAGCCGAAGATAACCAAAATTGGGCTCCACAAGAGAGAGAAAAAGAGAAAGTTGCTGCCAATATGAAAGATGCACCAACGTATGATGGTGAACAAGAGCAACAACCAGCAGGTAAGAGAAGCGAAAATGCTCTATACTTAACTAAAATATTTGCACGTGATGACGATGAGGATTTTACAAAGATGAAGATTTGTATTGCACAGCAAGGAGATACATTAGATATCATTGCTGAACGATATGAAGTAAATGTTCAACATCTTTTAAGAGCAAATGATATCGATTTAAACCATGATGTAAGTGAAGGACAATTACTTTACATTCCAGTTACAGTAAGTAAGAAATAA
- the hemL gene encoding glutamate-1-semialdehyde 2,1-aminomutase, whose translation MRSYTKSLEAFKEAGKLMPGGVNSPVRAFKQVNMDPIFIERGEGSKIYDIDGNEYIDYVLSWGPLIHGHSNPRVVEAIKKVTERGTSFGAPTLIENEMAKLVIERVPSIEVVRMVSSGTEATMSALRLARGYTKRNKIMKFEGCYHGHGDSLLIKAGSGVATLGLPDSPGVPESVAQNTITVPYNDLESVRYAFEQYGEDIACIIVEPVAGNMGVVTPKAGFLEELRSITEQYGSLLIFDEVMTGFRVDYHCAQGYYGVTPDLTCLGKVIGGGLPVGAYGGKAEIMQQVAPSGPIYQAGTLSGNPLAMTAGYETLLQLTPESYKEFSRKADRLIEGLKSAAEKYNVPCAFTRAGSMVGYFFNDQEVTNYDQAKKSNLEYFAAYFKEMANQGIFLPPSQFEGMFLSTAHTDEDIEKTIQAAENSFAILNK comes from the coding sequence ATGCGTAGCTATACGAAATCTTTAGAAGCTTTTAAGGAAGCAGGAAAGTTAATGCCAGGTGGTGTAAACAGTCCTGTCCGTGCATTTAAGCAAGTAAATATGGATCCGATTTTTATTGAACGTGGTGAAGGTTCGAAGATATACGATATTGATGGTAATGAATACATAGATTATGTTTTGTCATGGGGTCCACTCATTCATGGACACTCTAATCCTAGGGTCGTTGAAGCAATCAAAAAGGTAACGGAACGTGGGACAAGCTTCGGTGCACCTACTTTAATTGAAAATGAAATGGCAAAGCTAGTGATTGAACGTGTACCATCTATTGAAGTTGTGAGAATGGTAAGTTCGGGTACTGAAGCTACGATGAGTGCTTTACGTTTAGCTAGAGGTTATACTAAACGAAACAAGATCATGAAATTTGAAGGGTGTTACCATGGACATGGTGATTCTTTATTAATTAAAGCTGGTTCAGGTGTAGCAACACTAGGATTACCAGATAGTCCAGGTGTCCCAGAAAGTGTTGCACAAAACACAATAACCGTGCCATATAACGACCTAGAAAGCGTGAGATATGCATTTGAACAATATGGTGAAGATATAGCTTGTATTATTGTAGAGCCAGTTGCTGGAAATATGGGAGTTGTTACACCAAAAGCTGGATTCTTAGAAGAATTAAGAAGCATTACTGAGCAATACGGTTCACTACTGATTTTTGACGAGGTAATGACTGGATTCCGTGTAGATTATCATTGTGCACAGGGCTACTACGGAGTAACCCCAGATTTAACATGTCTTGGAAAAGTAATTGGTGGAGGATTACCTGTGGGAGCTTATGGTGGTAAAGCTGAGATTATGCAGCAAGTGGCACCAAGTGGACCGATTTATCAGGCAGGAACATTATCAGGAAATCCTCTAGCAATGACCGCTGGATATGAGACGCTACTCCAGTTAACGCCTGAATCTTACAAAGAGTTCTCAAGAAAAGCAGACCGCTTAATTGAAGGATTAAAATCCGCAGCGGAAAAATATAATGTACCTTGTGCATTTACCCGTGCTGGCTCAATGGTAGGATACTTCTTTAACGATCAAGAAGTAACGAATTATGATCAAGCGAAGAAATCTAATTTAGAATACTTCGCAGCCTATTTTAAAGAAATGGCCAACCAAGGAATCTTCCTTCCACCTTCCCAATTCGAAGGAATGTTCCTCTCAACTGCCCATACAGACGAAGACATCGAAAAAACAATTCAAGCAGCTGAAAATTCATTTGCAATACTCAATAAATAA
- the hemB gene encoding porphobilinogen synthase produces the protein MSELQFSRHRRLRHTENLRGLVRETYLHKEDLIYPIFVVEGENIKNPVASMPEVFHLSLDLLIAEMQEVVDLGIKSVIVFGVPANKDELGTEAYHDNGIVQKAIKVIKESFPELVVIADTCLCQYTSHGHCGIVEEGQVLNDPTLDLLARTAISQAKAGADIIAPSNMMDGFVAAIRYGLDEAGFHHIPIMSYAVKYSSAFYGPFRDAAHSSPQFGDRKTYQMDPANRAEALREAESDILEGADFLIVKPALSYMDIIRDVKNNYNVPVVAYNVSGEYSMVKAAAANGWINEKEIVQEMLIGMKRAGVDLIITYFAKDVARWLSK, from the coding sequence ATGAGTGAGCTTCAGTTTTCAAGACATAGAAGATTACGACACACAGAAAATTTAAGAGGACTTGTTAGAGAAACATACTTACATAAAGAGGATTTAATTTATCCAATTTTTGTAGTTGAAGGTGAAAATATTAAAAATCCTGTTGCTTCAATGCCTGAGGTGTTTCATTTATCATTAGACCTACTTATTGCTGAAATGCAAGAAGTTGTGGACCTTGGTATTAAATCAGTTATTGTGTTTGGTGTACCAGCAAACAAAGATGAGCTAGGAACTGAAGCCTATCATGATAATGGGATTGTTCAAAAAGCAATTAAAGTGATTAAAGAGTCATTTCCTGAGCTTGTTGTGATTGCAGATACTTGTCTATGCCAATACACGTCACACGGGCACTGTGGAATTGTTGAAGAAGGACAAGTGCTGAATGATCCGACTTTAGATTTATTAGCTAGAACAGCAATTAGTCAGGCTAAGGCTGGTGCTGATATTATCGCACCGTCGAACATGATGGATGGTTTTGTAGCAGCTATTCGCTATGGCCTAGATGAAGCTGGGTTTCACCATATACCAATTATGTCATATGCAGTTAAGTATTCATCTGCTTTTTATGGCCCGTTCCGTGATGCGGCACATAGTTCTCCACAATTTGGTGACCGTAAAACGTATCAAATGGACCCGGCAAATCGTGCCGAGGCTTTACGAGAGGCTGAATCAGACATTCTTGAGGGTGCAGACTTCTTGATCGTTAAACCAGCACTATCATATATGGACATTATCCGTGATGTGAAAAATAATTATAATGTTCCTGTAGTTGCTTATAACGTGAGTGGAGAGTATTCAATGGTTAAAGCAGCTGCTGCAAATGGCTGGATAAATGAGAAAGAAATTGTTCAAGAAATGTTAATCGGAATGAAGCGTGCTGGTGTTGATTTAATTATTACTTATTTTGCAAAAGATGTAGCTAGATGGTTATCTAAGTAA
- a CDS encoding uroporphyrinogen-III synthase, with amino-acid sequence MNETKPLHGKVILVTRGKEQASDFSEKIRKAGGIPIEIPLLSFTYPNRAETELLEEIKKVSSFDWLVFTSKNGVEFFFKLFEQLPVEERQLPRIAVVGTKTAEALLALGYKADIVPNEFVAEGLIDILKPYVNSTSRILLARGNLSRKILVHEFEAIGAKVNDLIVYNTVANENMKEKLVSQLPHIDVVTFTSSSTVTYFLKLVDTMEDWEYINKLVVACIGPIAKQTAIEAGLKVQICPSRYTTDNLLEEIVHYYNQPTKREE; translated from the coding sequence ATGAACGAGACCAAACCTCTACATGGAAAGGTAATACTAGTAACTAGAGGTAAGGAACAGGCTTCTGACTTCTCAGAAAAGATAAGGAAAGCAGGTGGGATCCCGATTGAGATTCCACTCCTTTCATTTACATATCCAAATCGAGCAGAAACTGAATTACTAGAAGAGATAAAAAAGGTTTCATCATTTGATTGGCTTGTCTTTACTAGCAAAAATGGTGTAGAGTTCTTTTTTAAACTTTTTGAGCAGCTGCCTGTAGAAGAACGGCAATTACCCCGAATTGCGGTAGTTGGTACAAAGACAGCTGAAGCATTATTAGCACTCGGCTATAAAGCAGATATTGTTCCTAATGAATTTGTAGCAGAGGGGTTAATAGATATATTAAAACCTTATGTGAACTCCACTAGCCGTATTTTGCTGGCTAGAGGAAATTTGTCTAGGAAGATACTAGTTCATGAATTTGAAGCAATAGGAGCAAAAGTAAACGATTTAATCGTCTACAACACTGTGGCTAATGAAAATATGAAAGAAAAGCTAGTTAGTCAATTACCGCATATAGATGTTGTAACCTTTACTAGTTCTTCTACTGTTACATACTTTTTAAAGCTAGTTGACACGATGGAAGATTGGGAATATATCAATAAATTAGTAGTTGCGTGCATAGGGCCAATTGCAAAACAAACAGCTATAGAAGCAGGTCTTAAAGTACAAATTTGTCCTAGTCGTTATACAACCGATAACTTACTAGAAGAAATCGTACATTATTATAATCAACCCACGAAAAGGGAGGAATAA
- the hemC gene encoding hydroxymethylbilane synthase produces MRKVIVGSRKSKLALTQTNWVINKLKELGADCEFEVKEFVTKGDIILDVTLSKVGGKGLFVKEIEQAMIDKEIDMAVHSMKDMPAVLPEGLMIGCVPKREDYRDVMISKDHIKFDDLPPGAVVGTSSLRRSAQLLAKRDDIEIKWIRGNIDTRLAKLQNEDYDAIILAAAGLIRMGWSDDVVTEYLDNEDCVPAVGQGALAIECREDDQEIHRILSLLNDEVTERTVTAERAFLHKMEGGCQVPIAGFAQINENDEVVFTGLVGSPDGKIIYKEKAIGTNPIEVGIEVANRLTEAGAKDLIDKVKAELDK; encoded by the coding sequence ATGAGAAAAGTTATTGTTGGATCACGAAAAAGTAAACTTGCTTTAACTCAAACAAATTGGGTTATTAACAAATTAAAAGAGTTAGGTGCAGACTGTGAATTTGAAGTAAAGGAATTTGTAACTAAGGGCGACATAATTCTTGATGTTACATTATCCAAAGTCGGGGGTAAGGGTCTTTTTGTAAAAGAAATTGAGCAAGCAATGATAGATAAAGAAATTGATATGGCAGTTCATAGCATGAAGGATATGCCGGCAGTATTACCTGAGGGTCTGATGATTGGTTGTGTGCCTAAACGTGAGGACTATCGCGATGTAATGATATCAAAAGACCATATTAAGTTTGATGACCTTCCGCCAGGAGCTGTAGTAGGAACTAGCTCGTTAAGACGTTCTGCACAGCTTCTTGCTAAACGTGATGATATCGAAATAAAATGGATTCGTGGGAATATTGATACACGTTTGGCGAAGTTGCAAAATGAAGATTATGATGCAATTATTTTAGCTGCAGCCGGTTTGATACGTATGGGTTGGTCTGATGATGTTGTAACAGAATACCTAGATAACGAAGACTGTGTACCAGCTGTTGGGCAAGGTGCCCTTGCAATTGAATGTCGTGAAGACGACCAAGAAATTCATAGAATTCTTTCCCTTTTAAATGATGAAGTTACTGAACGTACTGTAACTGCTGAAAGAGCTTTTCTTCATAAGATGGAAGGTGGATGTCAGGTGCCGATTGCTGGTTTTGCCCAAATAAATGAGAATGATGAAGTAGTATTTACAGGTTTAGTTGGTTCACCAGACGGAAAAATAATCTATAAAGAAAAGGCTATTGGCACTAACCCAATCGAGGTAGGAATAGAAGTTGCAAATAGACTTACTGAGGCTGGTGCAAAAGACCTAATAGATAAGGTGAAAGCGGAGTTAGACAAGTAA
- a CDS encoding cytochrome C assembly family protein: protein MTELNITRLHELTVIIYALSVLLYFIDFLHNNRKANLTAFWLLAFVWLSQTFFLIYRVIETGRFPILTVFEGLYFYAWVLITLSLAINRLLRVDFIVFFTNILGFFIMALHTFAPVQYESTAQAGQLISELLMIHITMAILSYGAFSLSFVFSILYLIQYNLLKKKKWGKQLLRIQDLSKLDHMSYVLNVIGVPMLLLSLILGVLWAYIKLQDFQLYDAKVLGSFSVITVYSFYLYKRVVQGLQGKSIALWNIAAFLVLLINYFLSGSLSRFHMWYT, encoded by the coding sequence ATGACAGAGTTAAATATCACAAGATTACATGAACTAACGGTTATTATATACGCACTTAGTGTGTTATTATATTTTATTGATTTTCTACATAACAACCGGAAGGCCAATCTTACTGCCTTCTGGTTACTTGCATTTGTATGGCTTTCTCAAACGTTTTTTTTGATTTATCGTGTAATTGAAACGGGAAGATTTCCAATATTAACTGTCTTTGAGGGACTTTATTTTTATGCATGGGTTCTAATTACTCTCTCCTTAGCAATAAATCGATTATTACGAGTAGATTTTATTGTGTTTTTTACAAATATACTAGGTTTCTTTATTATGGCACTTCATACATTTGCACCTGTTCAATATGAATCTACTGCACAAGCTGGCCAATTAATATCCGAACTATTGATGATTCATATTACAATGGCCATTTTATCATATGGAGCTTTTTCCCTTTCATTTGTTTTCTCGATTTTGTACTTAATACAATACAATCTCCTTAAAAAGAAAAAATGGGGAAAACAATTATTACGGATTCAGGACTTATCAAAACTTGACCACATGTCTTATGTATTAAATGTCATTGGAGTACCAATGCTTTTACTATCACTTATTTTAGGAGTATTATGGGCTTACATAAAGTTGCAAGACTTTCAACTATATGATGCAAAAGTATTAGGTTCATTTTCTGTGATAACAGTGTACAGTTTTTATTTATATAAGAGGGTTGTTCAGGGGCTACAAGGAAAGTCCATAGCTTTATGGAATATAGCTGCATTTTTAGTACTATTAATCAATTATTTCTTATCTGGAAGCTTATCTAGATTTCATATGTGGTATACATAA